The following proteins are co-located in the Saccharomycodes ludwigii strain NBRC 1722 chromosome V, whole genome shotgun sequence genome:
- the ASK1 gene encoding Ask1p (similar to Saccharomyces cerevisiae YKL052C | ASK1 | Associated with Spindles and Kinetochores), with product MDTNDNSSKNSIKQIQLEKLNQELTLELQKIDTNVSQCHNLINTRLIPIISQYSSKCDLIMKDSNWIKNLFEKSGGIELTRGAAVTDNMIHNNSKVTLTKADLEGANGESVYQQQSNNNFIPNITTHNNSNAINNDTVAKAYTHDSNNNNNNNNNNNNNASYQNGQNIQNIANNDSSTSSLFHTAPISLLSQKNVLKPPSNNDNDMVKGQDGNHKYDMEENSKNENIYDTIDGNSNSSIKQRKKRKMSILIQQKYASSSSSVNSPINSFSDLEIDSHGQVHSDIQNNKDDIIDGGTREI from the coding sequence ATGGACACTAATGATAACAGCAGCAAGAATAGCATCAAGCAAATacaattggaaaaattaaatcaagAATTAACCTTagaattacaaaaaatagataCAAATGTATCACAATGTCATAATCTAATAAATACGAGATTAATTCCTATAATATCACAATATTCAAGTAAATGTgatttaataatgaaagATTCCAATTGGATAAAGAAtctatttgaaaaaagtgGGGGAATTGAATTAACTAGAGGTGCTGCTGTTACTGATAATATGATCCATAATAATTCTAAGGTTACACTGACAAAAGCAGATTTGGAAGGTGCAAATGGGGAATCGGTTTATCAACAGCAATCCAATAATAACTTCATTCCCAATATTACTACACataacaatagtaatgctattaataatgatactgTTGCTAAAGCTTATACTCATgacagtaataataataataataataataataataataataataatgcaaGCTACCAAAATGGacaaaatattcaaaatattgctaataatgatagtaGTACAAGTAGTTTATTTCATACTGCGCCGATTTCGTTATtatcacaaaaaaatgtgttAAAACCCCCcagtaataatgataacgACATGGTAAAGGGGCAAGATGGTAATCATAAGTATGACATGGAAGAAAATAGTAAGAATGAAAACATTTATGATACCATTGatggtaatagtaatagtagtatAAAACAACGGAAAAAGCGTAAAATGTCTATATTGATACAACAGAAATAtgcttcatcatcatcttctgTTAATTCACCTATTAACTCCTTTTCTGATTTAGAGATTGATTCACATGGGCAAGTGCATAGTGATATTCAGAATAATAAGGATGATATTATAGATGGTGGTACAAGAGAAATATAG
- the OAR1 gene encoding 3-oxoacyl-[acyl-carrier-protein] reductase (NADPH) (similar to Saccharomyces cerevisiae YKL055C | OAR1 | 3-Oxoacyl-[Acyl-carrier-protein] Reductase) — protein sequence MKKRITVAIDGINNTNTITNNVNNSEMGFIYTSRNEENIHNSMNNFISLANTASKSKNNIAQFVGIVMDVNEFNPRSSYKMIFSDSLNNKKIEMLQFNQLINRLNCLNNGVHGSDISTVILSHGIAQDKLTLRINSRDYINEIMNTNFTSNVMINNYFLKKWLLDSRRSKLATASKVNKATSKKVILNISSILGGGMHTPTVINDNENNNMIDLNVPGTSIYSASKSALNKYIKVVQNELDINKKNNITISYYSPGLIKDTDMIKNLKDSEYLLKYLDSKTTAAGGDNDNKVYSLSSTSDVVANNIWKYVGELKQGSPSS from the coding sequence ATGAAAAAACGGATTACCGTTGCTATTGatggtattaataataccaataccaTTACAAATAATGTCAATAATAGTGAAATGGGGTTTATTTACACCAGTAGAAATGAGGAAAACATACACAATTCAATGAAcaattttatatctttAGCAAATACTGCGAGTAAgtctaaaaataacattgcTCAATTTGTTGGTATAGTTATGGACGTGAACGAATTTAATCCAAGATCTTCATacaaaatgatattttctGATTctcttaataataaaaaaatagaaatgcTTCAATTTAATCAATTAATAAACAGGTTAAATTGTTTAAATAATGGTGTTCATGGCAGTGATATATCCACTGTTATATTATCACATGGTATTGCCCAAGACAAATTGACCTTGCGAATTAATTCACGAGACTACATCAATGAAATTATGAACACCAATTTTACGAGTAACGTGATGATAAACAAttatttcttaaaaaaatggttaCTGGACAGTAGAAGAAGTAAATTGGCTACTGCTAGTAAGGTTAATAAAGCTACCAGCAAAAAAgtgatattaaatataagtTCTATCTTAGGTGGTGGAATGCATACTCCGACTGTCATTAATGACaatgaaaacaacaatatgaTTGATTTGAATGTACCTGGGACTTCGATTTATTCTGCCTCTAAATCAGCATTAAATAAGTACATTAAAGTAGTACAAAACGAATTGgacataaataaaaagaataacaTAACTATTAGCTATTATAGTCCCGGGTTAATTAAAGATACTGACATGATCAAAAACTTAAAAGACTCggaatatttattaaaatatttagatAGCAAGACCACTGCTGCCGGTGGTGACAATGACAATAAAGTTTATAG
- the EIS1 gene encoding Eis1p (similar to Saccharomyces cerevisiae YMR031C | EIS1 | EISosome (paralog of YKL050C | protein of unknown function)), producing the protein MSLVSTPNVLTKDNSDMKSLTRNSSLSSFSSIYQVNGKPLSKEALYRSKLKHGIYQSPNFSANRSGVVGNASDAAANVATSSDLAIYAYKRLFVDSNASRAAVSAVSATRTKGNRNSVDIADSKSVNNNALFDHAVLKTFTSKVYKPHEKQQKKVDLLKSSEDKAVKDTTTLTHPLSGQVNLTKVLTGATKLAQQRIEERSNPSKTIYIKTSTNITTSAKVSLQDEEKSGLDFASYAASNAADNLSSKVLSSEEKLARSEHDKLLKQLTSNDVLAKAKNNVDAEMKVLDNEYLEKHPNLYLYSNDAFNRTAVEKATKLVEEENVKTNKFKNKVNLGGGLYLSTKDIDNIAAGIITPVLNEVSLRTLNQRNMDEEIKKRTFDYQEQIKHFNKLQSEKEINDRVWIKNAQEKQDSDWKEVKQVCTSYDEKLVHDMDAKVTKKQKLVADTKLDLETLKTELQKKLDDRAAEQKEEVKSLQKQHKKEIKQVKQETNQILQPFVDELEAVEAEYQTLVEKRDDINGHVEELQHNIEQHKVNIESLNQKIEETNGKHAEEQGNLSKLQQTDDELLAHINTVILLEAAEAKERASIVVTEAELKQAKIDAMINERNAERVKLDLDLKKHKWQLLENLQNLADIRNEGNLDEDKVRTLIGVTSKEFINNEEERDEDKALNESNKIAEKDVKETAVLKTKSNEEGKSTVTVDTKKKVEHTTDTKKKVGDTTDTKKKVEHTTDTKKKVEHTTDTEKKGGFTTGTKKRVDFSTNSASSTKPTATSGTISSEKNSTGKKFKIQGGAFYSMVTAVLKDKPNATPKVSSASKSPPIKSAMKNTTNPVTDQKNKETGGDTSIEAAKEEKTAPVKVTKEEKTVSVDTVKGGKTAPVKVTKEEKTTSVDVVGKKKEEPQTTNGESDFDFDEELADTDLSFEDNDEGTQKESYLKEVF; encoded by the coding sequence ATGTCTTTAGTGTCCACTCCCAATGTTCTCACTAAGGATAACAGTGATATGAAATCACTCACTAGAAATTCTTCActatcttctttttcttcaatttatCAAGTCAATGGCAAGCCTTTATCAAAAGAAGCCTTGTATAGATCCAAATTGAAACATGGTATTTACCAATCTCCTAATTTTTCAGCTAATAGGAGTGGTGTTGTAGGTAATGCCAGTGATGCAGCTGCAAATGTAGCCACTTCCAGTGATTTAGCTATTTATGCCTATAAAAGGTTATTTGTTGATTCTAATGCATCTAGAGCAGCTGTTTCTGCCGTGAGTGCTACCAGGACTAAGGGCAACCGTAATAGTGTCGATATTGCCGATTCTAAAAGCGTAAACAACAATGCGCTTTTTGATCACGCtgttttgaaaactttCACTTCTAAAGTCTACAAGCCCCatgaaaaacaacaaaaaaaagttgatttattaaaatcttCTGAAGACAAAGCTGTTAAAGATACAACTACTCTTACTCATCCATTGTCTGGCCAAGTTAATTTGACGAAAGTTTTAACTGGTGCTACCAAACTGGCTCAACAAAGAATTGAAGAACGTAGTAATCCCAGCAAGACTATTTATATTAAGACATCCACAAATATTACAACTTCTGCAAAAGTTAGCTTGCAAGACGAAGAAAAGTCAGGTTTAGACTTTGCCTCTTATGCAGCATCCAACGCGGCTGATAACCTATCTTCCAAAGTTTTATCCTCCGAAGAAAAATTGGCCAGATCGGAACATGATAAATTGTTGAAACAATTAACATCCAACGACGTTTTGGCTAAagctaaaaataatgttgaTGCTGAAATGAAGGTGTTGGATAATgaatatttggaaaaacaTCCAAACTTGTATTTATACAGTAATGATGCTTTTAACAGAACTGCTGTGGAAAAAGCCACTAAATTGGTTGAAGAGGAAAACGTTAAGACTAACAAATTTAAGAACAAAGTTAATCTAGGTGGTGGGTTATACTTATCTACCAAGGACATTGATAACATTGCTGCTGGTATTATTACTCCTGTTTTAAATGAAGTTTCTCTGCGTACTTTAAACCAGCGTAATATGGACGAAgaaattaagaaaagaacATTTGATTATCAAGAACAAATTAAgcattttaataaattgcAAAGCGAAAAGGAAATTAATGATCGTGTCTGGATAAAAAACGCACAAGAAAAGCAGGATTCTGATTGGAAGGAGGTCAAGCAGGTTTGTACTTCTTatgatgaaaaattagTTCATGATATGGATGCTAAGGTGACTAAAAAACAGAAACTTGTTGCCGACACTAAATTAGATTTAGAAACTTTGAAAACTgaactacaaaaaaaattggatgaTAGAGCTGCTGAACAAAAAGAGGAAGTAAAATCCTTACAAAAGCAAcacaaaaaggaaattaaaCAAGTTAAGCAAGAAACAAACCAAATCTTGCAACCATTTGTTGATGAATTAGAAGCTGTTGAAGCTGAGTACCAAACATTGGTTGAGAAACGTGATGATATCAATGGACATGTTGAAGAATTACAACATAATATTGAACAACATAAAGTAAACATTGAATCTTTGaaccaaaaaattgaagaaacTAATGGGAAACATGCTGAAGAACAGGGCAATCTGTCAAAGTTGCAGCAAACGGATGATGAACTGCTGGCCCATATTAACACAGTAATACTGTTAGAAGCTGCCGAAGCTAAAGAAAGAGCTAGCATTGTGGTTACTGAAGCCGAATTGAAACAAGCCAAAATTGATGCTATGATCAATGAAAGAAACGCTGAAAGGGTCAAGTTGGATTTGGACTTGAAGAAGCACAAATGGCAATTGCTTgaaaatttacaaaaccTGGCTGATATTAGGAATGAAGGGAATTTGGACGAAGATAAAGTTAGAACTTTAATTGGTGTTACCTCAAAAGAGTTTATTAATAACGAAGAAGAGCGAGATGAAGACAAAGCTTTAAATGAGTCGAACAAGATTGCTGAAAAGGATGTAAAAGAGACAGCTGTTTTGAAAACCAAGTCCAATGAAGAAGGAAAATCTACGGTTACTGTTGATACTAAAAAGAAGGTTGAACATACAACTGATACTAAAAAGAAGGTTGGAGATACAACTGAtactaaaaagaaagttgAACATACAACTGAtactaaaaagaaagttgAACATACAACTGATACTGAAAAGAAGGGTGGTTTTACAACTGGCACCAAGAAGAGAGTTGATTTTAGTACCAACTCAGCTTCAAGCACCAAGCCCACTGCTACTTCTGGTACTATTTCGtctgaaaaaaatagtactggtaaaaaatttaaaatacaaGGGGGTGCGTTTTATTCAATGGTAACTGCTGTACTAAAGGATAAACCAAATGCTACGCCAAAGGTCTCGTCTGCAAGCAAAAGTCCGCCAATTAAAAGTGCTATGAAAAATACAACCAACCCTGTTActgatcaaaaaaataaagaaacaGGGGGTGATACATCTATTGAAGCAGCCAAAGAGGAAAAGACTGCTCCTGTTAAAGTAACTAAGGAGGAAAAGACGGTCTCCGTTGACACTGTTAAAGGGGGAAAGACTGCTCCTGTTAAAGTAACTAAGGAGGAAAAGACCACCTCTGTTGACGTAGTTGGGAAGAAAAAGGAGGAACCCCAAACTACTAATGGTGAGAGTGATTTCGATTTTGATGAAGAGTTAGCAGATACTGACTTATCTTTTGAGGACAATGACGAAGGTACGCAAAAAGAaagttatttaaaagaGGTATTTTAG
- a CDS encoding Frag1/DRAM/Sfk1 family protein (similar to Saccharomyces cerevisiae YKL051W | SFK1 | Suppressor of Four Kinase) yields the protein MLFSSKRDKNSNNPSSAVPSTSNYKPGNYFFIVPFFALIPWWAMLMALLICWGAQGRPIYSFMSNDETLAYISDIGATNLRPLFIACSGWQGLFYFITLSCEYFQRCGRWPFTPKQFKYNAPGAANTNFPFYMPFWFSKHERNCMFVACVLSGLGEIALLMCSIFSTKNYHHVHIAMVCVFIVLVAIGLICNIIEYFLMGKHYMIIHPLHKRYNKYTVSGITKTVWLICAIVWAICFGAVQESSICAAFEWLLAFWFGLLFINYSVDFYLGGRYKYSKNFPYVESFQGYYKYDRFYSKYGIYPEHNNRIIIGDNDKENEDSSDQYNNSNNNVNVSNGGDGIVVIDDDEEEYVTNANAVNNNNNNNNNNNNSGGNNNNINYNAY from the coding sequence atgttattttcatcaaaaaGGGACAAAAATTCTAATAATCCCAGCAGTGCTGTTCCTTCAACGAGTAATTACAAGCCAGGTAACTATTTCTTTATAGTACCATTCTTTGCATTAATTCCATGGTGGGCGATGTTAATGGCATTGCTAATTTGTTGGGGTGCACAAGGAAGACCAATATATTCATTCATGAGCAATGACGAAACCTTAGCATATATATCAGATATAGGTGCAACAAATCTAAGACCATTATTTATCGCTTGTTCTGGTTGGCAGGggctattttattttatcactTTGTCTTGtgaatattttcaaagatGTGGTAGGTGGCCCTTTACACCAAAgcaatttaaatataacgCGCCTGGAGCAGCAAATACCAACTTCCCATTTTATATGCCATTTTGGTTTAGCAAGCATGAAAGGAATTGTATGTTTGTTGCTTGTGTACTAAGTGGGTTAGGTGAAATTGCTTTGTTGATGTGTAGTATTTTCTCAACCAAAAATTACCATCATGTACATATTGCCATGGTCTGCGTTTTCATTGTTCTTGTTGCCATTGGATTAATATGTAATATTATAGAATATTTCTTAATGGGCAAGCATTATATGATAATACACCCATTACATAAAAGGTACAATAAATACACTGTGAGTGGTATAACTAAAACGGTGTGGCTGATTTGTGCCATTGTTTGGGCTATTTGTTTTGGTGCTGTTCAAGAGAGTAGTATATGTGCTGCCTTTGAATGGCTATTAGCCTTTTGGTTTGGTCTAttgtttataaattatagtGTTGATTTTTACTTGGGCGGaagatataaatatagtaaAAACTTTCCATATGTCGAAAGTTTTCAGggttattataaatatgatAGATTTTATTCTAAATATGGTATTTATCCTGAACATAATAACAGAATCATTATTGGTGACAATGATAAAGAGAATGAGGATTCGTCGGatcaatataataatagcaataataatgttaatgTCAGTAATGGTGGCGACGGTATAGTTGTAATAGATGACGATGAGGAAGAATATGTTACAAATGCTAATgctgttaataataataataataataataataataacaataatagtggtggcaataataacaatataaattataatgcATATTGA
- a CDS encoding TRIAP1/MDM35 family protein (similar to Saccharomyces cerevisiae YKL053C-A | MDM35 | Mitochondrial Distribution and Morphology), with protein MGNSLSVPNFATECSDLKQKYDKCFDHYYSEEFLKGKGMENDCISEWHDYMLCVNTQLVRKGIRDISTFQEDELPDELIEEYKKSSSS; from the coding sequence ATGGGTAACTCTCTAAGTGTTCCAAATTTTGCTACAGAATGTTCtgatttaaaacaaaaatatgataaatGTTTTGATCATTATTACAGCGAAGAATTTTTGAAAGGGAAGGGAATGGAAAACGATTGTATAAGTGAATGGCATGATTACATGTTGTGTGTTAATACTCAGTTAGTTAGAAAGGGTATTAGGGACATATCGACTTTCCAAGAAGATGAATTGCCAGATGAATTGATTGAAGAGTATAAGAAATCGTCCTCCTCATAA
- the DEF1 gene encoding DNA damage-responsive RNA polymerase-degradation factor DEF1 (similar to Saccharomyces cerevisiae YKL054C | DEF1 | RNAPII DEgradation Factor) — protein MSTANTHHNTNRGGGGHRKLSPEIKFKLDTLKELFPDWTNDDLIDLVTEYDDLETIIDKITSGAVAKWDEVKKPGKRERQQQFSDYNNDFDLQQNNNISSNGTSISINSHINNNGKYSNNNWHSSSYTATSNSHNSTTNTNTTITTAATTTSNNSNNGGSSTNNGTNHSSSNNNNNRYNNNNNNNNNRGTGGRALKKLQQPGNTNNTSSKISGGSSWAAMASEYTVSKKSSAIIHHQPEDQDQDQAPKSVPVSETAIPATTTTAATTTIEQPKKRTWADIAKPKPKPVIIKKKEEQDLDLSDVKKELNNIETKAEQQQQDGQREAKDQKEEEEASEEEEGSEVEESSGGEEEVGESEGEENEEAEESEEEEEEEEEEDATGEEEEEKIEAKEVGGIETQEENEEEEEKEEEKEEEKEEEKEEEKEEEKGAEKESQEYNEKDEKAKDQGINASTSETTESLQHQQQQQQQQPVQSVTSNSTNSIATGATNATPVIPQQQQIYGAYSTTTPQQQYQQLAAAQQAAQQPLYGGYTTPQQQQQAIAAQYYMYQNFPGYSYPGMFDGGFPGMFQNHQQYPYGYGVQQAQQQQSIAATTSAASNLNSTGIPVTAAAELHASAHTPSAATISAVAASPIPTTMQLQQQQAQAQQQQQQQQQQQQQQQQQAMAAAAAQQSAYGNAFNPYGYFYGQSFGGYGQQQTQQQVQQQAQQQAQQQAQQQYHSGNNLGVSNNNNSTSSQYGYHQMPKYQTYGGNSGYQYQSYQPQPQQQPQQQHNTGVSSNNNGGEDSNNNDSTAANNSNNNGNNSSSGTPANTNVNTVVSNGATNNTNGAAQQQQFQQYYQYQQQQHAAVARNNSNTSTSSNIGYGNMRTGIPYGASTTNASSNTNANIYGYGDYSSGNNNASTNSNTNSNGGHDPRGYY, from the coding sequence ATGTCCACAGCAAATACACATCATAATACTAATAGAGGAGGTGGAGGCCACAGAAAATTATCTCCAGAAATTAAGTTCAAGTTAGATACTCTAAAAGAGTTATTTCCAGATTGGACCAATGATGATTTGATTGATTTAGTCACTGAATATGACGACTTGGAAACTATAATTGACAAAATCACTTCTGGTGCAGTAGCTAAATGGGATGAAGTTAAAAAACCAGGAAAAAGGGAaagacaacaacaattttcAGATTATAATAACGATTTTGATCttcaacaaaataataatatatctaGTAATGGTACCAGCATTAGTATAAACTCTCATATAAACAATAACGGTAaatatagtaataacaactGGCATAGTAGCTCATATACTGCCACAAGTAACAGTCATAATAGTACTACCAATACCAatactactattactacCGCTGCTACCACCACtagcaataatagtaacaacGGTGGAAGTAGCACTAATAACGGTACGAATCAtagcagcagcaacaataataataatagatataacaacaacaacaacaacaacaacaataggGGCACTGGTGGCAGAGCACTTAAGAAACTACAACAACCAggtaataccaataatacaTCCAGTAAGATTAGTGGAGGTAGTTCTTGGGCTGCTATGGCTAGTGAATATACCGTATCGAAGAAATCATCAGCAATTATTCATCACCAACCAGAAGATCAAGATCAGGATCAAGCTCCAAAATCAGTGCCAGTGTCAGAAACTGCTATTCCTGCAACTACCACAACCGCTGCTACTACAACTATTGAACAACCCAAAAAGAGGACTTGGGCAGACATAGCCAAGCCAAAACCTAAACCAgtcattattaaaaagaaagaagaacaagATCTTGATCTATCAGATGTTAAAAAAGAGTTGAATAATATAGAAACCAAGGCagaacagcaacaacaagaCGGCCAGAGAGAAGCAAAAGACCAAaaggaggaagaagaagctAGCGAGGAGGAAGAAGGTTCTGAAGTAGAAGAGTCAAGTGgaggagaagaagaagtaGGAGAAAGTGAAGgagaagaaaatgaagaagcAGAGGAAAgtgaagaggaagaggaagaggaagaggaagaagatgCAACTGGTgaagaggaggaggagAAAATTGAAGCTAAAGAAGTAGGGGGCATTGAAACACAggaagaaaatgaagaagaagaagaaaaagaagaagaaaaagaagaagaaaaggaagaagagaaggaagaagaaaaggaagaagaaaaaggtgcagaaaaagaaagccAAGAATacaatgaaaaagatgaaaaagcTAAAGATCAAGGGATCAATGCCTCTACTAGCGAAACAACTGAATCATTACAAcatcagcaacaacaacaacaacagcaacccGTTCAAAGTGTTACCTCTAATAGCACAAACTCTATTGCTACTGGTGCCACTAATGCTACACCAGTTATtccacaacaacaacagatCTATGGTGCTTACAGCACTACTACAcctcaacaacaatatcaacaatTAGCTGCTGCTCAACAAGCCGCTCAGCAGCCATTATACGGCGGTTACACTACCccacaacagcaacaacaggCTATCGCTGCTCAATACTACATGTACCAAAATTTCCCTGGTTACTCTTATCCAGGAATGTTTGACGGTGGCTTCCCCGGTATGTTCCAAAACCATCAACAATACCCATACGGCTACGGTGTCCAACAAgctcaacaacaacaaagtATTGCAGCTACCACCAGTGCTGCATCTAACTTGAACAGTACTGGTATTCCTGTTACTGCCGCCGCTGAATTACATGCCAGCGCTCATACTCCAAGTGCTGCTACCATTAGTGCTGTTGCCGCTTCACCAATTCCAACCACCATGCAacttcaacaacaacaggcTCAAgctcaacaacaacaacagcagcagcaacaacaacaacaacaacagcaacagcaagcTATGGCCGCTGCAGCTGCCCAACAATCCGCTTATGGGAATGCGTTTAACCCATATGGTTACTTTTACGGCCAATCCTTCGGCGGTTATGGTCAACAACAAACACAACAACAGGTCCAGCAACAGGCACAACAACAAGCACAACAACAAGCACAACAGCAATATCACAGTGGTAATAACCTTGGTGTttccaacaacaataacagcaCATCCAGTCAATATGGCTACCATCAAATGCCAAAATATCAGACTTACGGTGGCAACAGTGGTTACCAATATCAATCTTATCAACCACAGCCACAGCAACAACCACAACAGCAACATAACACTGGTGTATCTTCTAACAACAACGGCGGTGAAGAcagcaacaataatgaCTCTACTGCAGCTAACAACAGTAACAACAATGGCAATAACAGTAGTTCTGGCACACCAGCTAATACCAATGTTAATACTGTGGTTTCAAATGGCGCTACCAACAATACTAATGGTGCTGcccaacaacaacagtttcaacaatattatcaatatcaacagcaacaacatgCTGCAGTTGCTAGAAACAATAGCAATACTAGTACCAGTAGTAACATAGGCTATGGTAACATGCGTACTGGTATACCATATGGTGCTTCCACCACTAATGCTTCCTCCAATACAAATGCTAATATATATGGTTATGGCGATTACAGTAgcggtaataataatgctagTACCAATTCCAATACTAATTCCAATGGTGGACACGATCCAAGGGGTTATTACTAg
- a CDS encoding Frag1/DRAM/Sfk1 family protein (similar to Saccharomyces cerevisiae YKL051W | SFK1 | Suppressor of Four Kinase): protein MKSIIPEKYKPGNYFFLVPIVAMIPWVGMLIAMLICWAVQGKPFYSFMNRGQKLAFISDIGATNLQPLFIACSAWQGLFYFLTLCCEYYQRCGRWPISKTAFNYKISVYDENNGGGNNNERVRHGLNFPSYMPFWFTKHERNVMFAACILTGIGEILLLLATIFSDKDYNTTHYGLIFTFVVLMAIGVGLNILEYMLMGLSYMKIHPLHRRFNKYAISALAKGFWLLTAIIWAICFGALANNTMRAQFEWLLAFYFCVLFIIYSIDFYLGGRYKYSKNFPYVESFQGYYKYDQWYAKTHARSANADDYAPETEYMFRNSEEAQGENRGDDDDGNYYYYEHYHHNDGTKETKPSVTTEDF from the coding sequence atgaagtCCATAATTCCAGAAAAATACAAACCAGgaaattatttctttctaGTTCCGATAGTGGCTATGATCCCATGGGTAGGCATGCTAATAGCAATGCTAATCTGTTGGGCAGTACAGGGTAAACCGTTCTATTCATTCATGAATAGAGGTCAAAAATTGGCATTTATTTCAGATATAGGTGCAACAAACTTGCAACCATTATTCATTGCTTGTTCAGCCTGGCAAggtttgttttattttttgactTTATGCTGTGAGTACTATCAAAGATGTGGTAGGTGGCCGATTTCCAAAACTGCATtcaattacaaaatatcGGTATATGACGAAAATAATGGGGGTGGCAATAATAACGAGAGAGTAAGACACGGTTTGAACTTTCCATCCTATATGCCATTTTGGTTTACTAAACACGAGAGAAACGTCATGTTTGCTGCATGCATCTTGACAGGTATCGGagaaattttattgttgttggcAACGATTTTTTCAGATAAAGATTATAACACTACGCACTATGGCTTGATTTTCAcgtttgttgttttaatgGCCATTGGTGTTGGTCTCAATATTTTGGAGTATATGTTGATGGGGTTGTCATACATGAAAATACATCCATTGCACAGGagatttaataaatatgcaATCAGTGCACTAGCCAAGGGGTTTTGGCTATTGACTGCCATTATTTGGGCTATTTGTTTTGGTGCCTTGGCCAATAATACAATGAGAGCCCAATTTGAATGGTTATTGGCCTTTTACTTttgtgttttatttattatttatagcATTGACTTTTATTTGGGTGGAAGATATAAGTATAGTAAGAATTTCCCATATGTAGAGAGTTTTCAAGGTTATTACAAATATGACCAGTGGTATGCTAAAACACATGCAAGATCTGCCAACGCCGATGATTATGCGCCAGAAACAGAGTATATGTTTAGAAATTCGGAAGAAGCACAGGGAGAAAATCGTGGGGATGATGATGACggcaattattattattatgagcATTATCATCACAATGATGGTACTAAAGAGACCAAGCCATCAGTCACTACTGAagatttttaa
- a CDS encoding TRIAP1/MDM35 family protein (similar to Saccharomyces cerevisiae YKL053C-A | MDM35 | Mitochondrial Distribution and Morphology), whose product MSNKPTPCFEPSCTEYKIKYDNCFNKWYSEVFLNKKAEGGNDICTEEWKLYKSCIDKALENKPAIKKSIEKARLENPFEQESTQGKE is encoded by the coding sequence ATGTCTAATAAGCCTACACCCTGTTTTGAACCAAGTTGTAcagaatataaaataaaatacgaCAATTGCTTTAATAAATGGTATAGTGAggtatttttaaacaaaaaagcaGAAGGTGGTAACGATATTTGTACAGAAGAATggaaattatataaatcatGTATAGATAAAGCATTAGAGAATAAGCctgctattaaaaaatctatAGAAAAGGCAAGACTAGAAAACCCATTTGAGCAAGAATCAACGCaaggaaaagaataa